The genomic DNA GGCCCGTCGTCGATTCCGGGGAGACAGTGGCAGTGCGCATCAACGGTCCGAGGGCATCCGCTCTCGTCGATTCTCGCGCGCTGCGCCGGGAGCCAGCGTGGGTGCTCGTCTGGGGTTCGCATTCAGGGCCGGGCTTTAGGTCTGCTCGACGACGGCGGGAGTCTCGGGGCGGGCTTGGATCAGACGCTTTTTGCGGTTGCCGAGCGACCTCTGGTCCTCGTGCCCATACGCGACCTCACCGTAGTTGCCGTAGCCGTAACCATAGCCGTAGCCGTAGCCATAGGAACCGCCCTTGGACTGCGGCACCGCATTGACCACAATGCCCAGCCGCTGGGCCCGGACCCGCCACAGCTCGTCGCGGGCGGCGAGGCTCAGGCGACGCGTCGACTTTTCGGCCCGCAACACCAGCAGCACGGCATCGCTCATCGACGCGATCACGCGGGAGTCTGCCACGGGCATGACGGGCGGCGAGTCGATGATGATCCGGTCGTACTGCAGTTTGAGCCGCTCCAGCATCTCGGCGAAGTAGTCGTTGTTGAGCAGCTCCAGTGGGTTGCTTGGGGTGGGGCCAGCGGGCAGGAAGTCGAGTGTGCCGATCTCGCTAGATACGATCAGCTCCTCGATCGGCCGGCGTTCGCTGAGGGCTGTCGAGAGCCCCTGGGTGTTGTCAACGCCGAAGATCGTGTGCTGCGTCGGCTTTCGCATGTCGGCGTCGATCAGCAGCGTGCGTCGGTCGGCCTGGTCGGTAGCGATCGCCAGATTGCTCGTGACCACCGACTTGCCGTCACCGGGAGAGGGGCTTGTCACGACCAGCACCTTGCAGTCGTCGCCCGCCAGCCCGAAGTGCACCGCGGTACGCAGCGTGCGGAACGCCTCGGCCGAGGTCGATCGGGGTTGGAGGTGAACTAGTTTGCCGAGTTCCTCGCGGCCGATCTTGCCCAGTTGGCGGCGGACCGCGCCGAACACCTGCAGCTGCAACAGCTCCTGGATCTCGTCTACCGACTTCAGGCGATGGTCCAGCATGTCCCTCAGCCAGGCGAGTCCGAAACCGGAGAGGGCGCCGAGCATTACCCCCGCGCCAAGGAATTTTGCCCGGCTCGGGTAGGTTGGCAGTTTAGGCGCGGAGGCGGTCTCGATGATGCTGACGTTCATGGCGCCGACCTTCTTGTTCAGGTCCAACTCCTTGATTCGCTCTTCAACCTCGTCCGAATCGGAAATCGCCCGGGCGTACGTTTCTTCGAGCGAAAACAGCTTCAGCGAGTTTGCGCTCGACTCCTTGGCGGCCTCGAACTGATCCTGGTACTTGCTGCGGAGCCCATTCAGCTTGTTGGTGTGGAACTCGAAACGCTCCTTGACGTTGAACGCATAGGCGCGGAGGGCGGCTTCCTTTTCGGCCTCGATTGATTCCCGCTTGGCCTCAATGCGTAGCCCAGACTGGTCGAGCGAACGCTGGATCGATTTAACGGTGGGATAGGCATCACCCCATTTGGCTTGCTCGGCCATCAGCAGCAGCTCTAGCTCTTGCTGTTGATTCAGCAATGCCTCGAGATCGTCGTTCAGGTTGGCCTTGCCGACGGAGTCGAGGGCCATGTCGAGAAGCATCGGGCGGAGTGTCGGCGATGCGGCCATCTCCTTGACCCGTTCATACTCTGCTTTCGCCGTCAGCTGCTCTAGTTCGGTTTGGTTGAGCTCGGACATCAATCGACTGAAGCGGTCGCTCGCGACATCCTGGTTGTCGACCAGCACGGCGAGTTCGGGGTTCGCTTCGCGGAAAGCGGTGAGCTCTCGGCGGGCCTCGATCAGAACCTTGTCGCGTCGTTGCTTCTCGCCGTTTAGGATTTCGAGGATCTTGAAGGTTTCGGTGTTGTGCTTCTCGGCGTACTGGGTGATGTACGCGGCGACGATCTCGTTTACAAGCTGCGCCGCCTCAACCGGATTTGGCAGAGTCAAGCTGACATTGATAATCTCGTCGTCGCGACCGACATCGACGTTCAGCCCGCTATACAGCAGCCCCACTCGGTTTTCGACGCCACGGAAGGTCTCCATGCCGGAGGCCATCGGACTATCGGCAACACTTGCCAGGACGCCGGTCGATTTAATCAGTTCTTTCTGCGTGAACAGGTAGGAGTTAGAGTGCCCGAGTTGCATGTCCGAGCTGAGCAGCTTGGGGAGCGACCGTTCGACGTACACCCGCGATGTGCTTTGGTAGAGGGGCGTCACGCGCTGCAGGTGGACCCACGCCGCCGAGCCGCCGATGAGCACC from Posidoniimonas polymericola includes the following:
- a CDS encoding GumC family protein; the encoded protein is MTTPHGALDSEPIGQMQSSAAAPPQSTDLLALAWQGRWLILIGVLIGGSAAWVHLQRVTPLYQSTSRVYVERSLPKLLSSDMQLGHSNSYLFTQKELIKSTGVLASVADSPMASGMETFRGVENRVGLLYSGLNVDVGRDDEIINVSLTLPNPVEAAQLVNEIVAAYITQYAEKHNTETFKILEILNGEKQRRDKVLIEARRELTAFREANPELAVLVDNQDVASDRFSRLMSELNQTELEQLTAKAEYERVKEMAASPTLRPMLLDMALDSVGKANLNDDLEALLNQQQELELLLMAEQAKWGDAYPTVKSIQRSLDQSGLRIEAKRESIEAEKEAALRAYAFNVKERFEFHTNKLNGLRSKYQDQFEAAKESSANSLKLFSLEETYARAISDSDEVEERIKELDLNKKVGAMNVSIIETASAPKLPTYPSRAKFLGAGVMLGALSGFGLAWLRDMLDHRLKSVDEIQELLQLQVFGAVRRQLGKIGREELGKLVHLQPRSTSAEAFRTLRTAVHFGLAGDDCKVLVVTSPSPGDGKSVVTSNLAIATDQADRRTLLIDADMRKPTQHTIFGVDNTQGLSTALSERRPIEELIVSSEIGTLDFLPAGPTPSNPLELLNNDYFAEMLERLKLQYDRIIIDSPPVMPVADSRVIASMSDAVLLVLRAEKSTRRLSLAARDELWRVRAQRLGIVVNAVPQSKGGSYGYGYGYGYGYGNYGEVAYGHEDQRSLGNRKKRLIQARPETPAVVEQT